The nucleotide sequence TGACTCACTCCTCGTCATCATATCGCTTCTTCAGTCAATCCTTCGCTCATTCATTCTCGTCGCAACGTTTCggataaaaaaaaaaatggcggaataaaacaaaaaaataaTGAATCGTATGCACGTATAGAAGAGGCGTGACTGGACTTCGCATAGAAAGAGAACCATGAGGGTGCATGACAGTGGTCACTGGGGAGCGCGCCTTGCTCGCACGTGTGCTGTGAGCATCACCCATACGATGTGTGCATTTGGTCCCACCCCGCTGTTAATTTGTTGTTTAGACCTTCGGTTTCTGACCCCTGCAGCtactgtgtgcgcgtctgtgtgtgggtatctTCGGGTTTCGGTTCACCTGTGCAACGAAGTGGGTAACCGGAAAGAAGCACTTTAATGTTCAAAAAGAGCACGTTGGGGTGGTGAAGGCATAGCAAGGAAAGCACAATGAtcgcaaacaaaaaaaaggtctacccccttcccttccatATCTCAGCACACATGTCAGCAGGGGTTTGAGCTCCAACGGCGGTGTCCTCATAAGAACACGCCCGTGTCTGCGCGCACAGACGCCAAATGGTTGGTAAGGCATCACGTCTATGTACTAACTGTAACCGTGCAGCATGCGCAAGCGAAGAACTACGCAGATGTgcaatagagagagagagagaccgcgCGCAAAAAGCACTGAAGGGGACGCAATACAAAAAAGTGGCTTCTCACCTCCAacacactccccccccccctacacacacacacacacacacgtcttGGGAAATGTGCCTCTCGGAGAACTCTTCGCGATTAGAAACGCGCATGGACGTCTCTGGCAAAGGAAAGTGGAGAGAAGGCAGTCAAAGGAGAGCACTGTCAGTGATCACTTCCGAGCTTCTCCATCTCAACACGCTCTTCGTCTGAAGGTTTCATGTCGAGGGTTGAATGTTGTCCACATTGTTTTAGAGAGGGGAGCACGGGCATGCGATCCCCAATTACACCATCGACCCGCATCTTGGTCGCCTGCACGTAGGCAAAGTAGAGGTAGCTGTTCATATCGCCCCACGTCCACACTTTCAGGTTTCGGTGATGCATCTCGGCGATCATGGCGCGTCCATACGCACCGAAGGACGGCGGCACGGTGGGTGGAGCATGCTGCGGATCATCAGCATGGAACAGATCTGCTATCACGGGGCCTCGTTCGGCCGAACCGTGCAGTGGCACCTCAGGAATATttggcagcaccacctcatCCTCTGGTGAGAGAAGCGTCCCTGCGTTCATCGAAACAcccgcgaggtgctgcgcagcggcgaacTGGATGGCGCCCTCCACGTAGAAGGAACGGTAGTCCTTCAAGTCACGCATCTCCTTCGTATCACTGAGGAAGAAGACATCGTAGCGACTCTGCTTCAGGGCCAGCGCAAGGCACACGTTGGGGTCGAAGCTGCTGAAAACGATATTGCGCCCGTCGTCCGAAAATTCAAAGACGACTCGCAGGATTTCGTCCACAAACCCGTTCACCTCGAACGCGTCACTCTGTAGAAAGAGGTTCGAGTCGACGAGCGGTTGGAAAGGGTATTTCACCTCTATGTTGAAGCTCAGAGATGGTGGCGTCTGCTCCAGCACTTCCCGGAGCGACGGCACACCGTTCGGAAAGTCCTCCATTCGCATCACCGAGCTCTCAACGGTCCGCACTGAGCTGCAATTGCATACGCTGTTctgcgacgacgacgagccCTTCAGCAGCTTGGGCTGACAATTGCGCGCCCACGCTATCAGAGTATCCCAATGTTGTACCAGCAGGTCTTTGGTGGCGAACACGCGGTCAAGGGGCTTGCAGCACTGCACATGCAGGCCACGCAGCCGCGTATAGTTCAACCtgtgcaccgcagcgcgcacTGATGTGTACTCAGCCTTATCCGGACACGCCCGTACACCCTCTCGCTTCAGCGCCATCAGCTCAATCAGCGGGTCGTGAATCACAACCGGCACGCGGTCCTCGGAGAGCATGACGTCAAACTCGATCATATTGCACTTGCGGGCGTGCGCGGCTTGGAATGATGGTATGGTGTTCTCGCTGCATTTTATGACGAGTGGCGCGCCTCTGCGGGGGGAGGACGAGCGTGTGTATGTCTTGCCCAACCCGCGGTGTCCAATCAAGGTGGAGACAGTGAGCCACGCAAGCGACTCCAGGGACCGCACAATCTCCAGCGGCCCGCGTTGCCCACACCCCTCCAATGGAAACGTCAACAGGTACTGCACGTACAGCTTCATCCACAGCGACGCGACGCCTTCCGGCGCACCCGCGGGCGCAGGGCAGTAGACTGGCAAGAGCACGGTGCCGCTCGTGCTGGAATGCAGCATGCCGGAGAAGAGTACGGTATTGCCTTGGAGGGAAAGCACCGTGCCATCCGCGACGTACGGCACCTTGACAGTCACCTCGATCGCAAATTCCTCCAGCTCGTGAAGGTTGAGGAGACACGTCCACGCATGCTGCGTACGCGCCGCCATGAGCGGCGCTCTTCCACTGCTGTCCGCTAAGCCCGTCAGCGGCAGAACGGGCTTGATTGTCTGCAATGGTCGCACACACCAGCCCTTGGCCAGGAAACCAGCAGACGGCCTTGTTTCCCCATCACGTGCAGAGCGCCGTGAGCTCTCCACGTGACTGTGGTAGCAGCCACTGTGGGGGGAACTTATCGTGGATACCGACGATGTTGAAGACCCTGGCGGGCTCGCTGTGCTGTAGTTGTCCTGGTCAACGTTGCCTGACGCGGCCGCAGCCACACGCTTCATGTGCACCTGACGTAGCTGCCGCTTCGATGGCACAGGCATAGGCAGATGAGAgcgacaccagcagctgcccTCCACCGGAACCGGTCGCACGTCGGTGACGTGGCAGACGGTGGTCGACGGAACTCCGTCGGTAGTCTCGCGCATGCGCCGACGCATCACCTCGCTCTGATGCGACGTCAACCTCGACTCCCACGCGGCCTGGTCGAACGGCTGGGTAGGATCGTTGGCGTagaaggtgagagagagcaacGGCCCTGGGGTATCGGCGGCTGCACGCTTACCACTGTCAGGAAGGCATTCGCAGAAAGGTGGGATGCTGCCGTTTGGTGAGCCGACGCGAACGTCTGCGTCCTCTTCGGATGCCAGAAAATTCATCCCAGAGGATACCGTCTTGAGCACAGGGGCAAAGGTGCGTcgcggcagcgcaggcaAGTTGTAGAGAAAGGCAAACTGCTCACCAGTGGAACCGAAGCAGACGGGCGCTGTAGCAGCGCCATTCCTTCCAATGCAACCAAGCGGATCACCGTCCTCTATGTCGCTGCCATCGTGGCACTGACGCACATCCAGTACCGCTAGCCACTGTGGTGCCTCTCCGTCGCACTCCATGAGCACATTCTTTTTGGGTTCAAATGGTGtgatgcagagagaggaaggctGGCTGTACCGCTGATCAACCCCGGCAATCACAGTGCCAGGGGCGACACAGATGCTCGACTCGGGGGCGCACGATGCGCGAAGGAATGCCTCCTCTAGAATGACCAGCCGGCACGGCATGGAAAGGTGCTCTGCGTCAGACTGCTGATCACGTAACCTGTTCATCTCCTGACTTGTAAAACGCACCTGAGCCACGTAATGCTCCACGGAAGACTGTCGACCGCCCTCGcagtggtgggggtggtaCGAGAGGTAAGGAACGTTTATGCATGGGGTACGCTGGCACTGGCACCACTCGAGCGCCACAGGCCACGCCATGCCCCATGCCCCCATAC is from Leishmania panamensis strain MHOM/PA/94/PSC-1 chromosome 35 sequence and encodes:
- a CDS encoding multifunctional cyclin-dependent kinase pho85-like protein (TriTrypDB/GeneDB-style sysID: LpmP.35.2640); amino-acid sequence: MTLMNVCVYGLSSQMLEAFFVRECARSAHPLVASSASELRFGLVAAGESMGAWGMAWPVALEWCQCQRTPCINVPYLSYHPHHCEGGRQSSVEHYVAQVRFTSQEMNRLRDQQSDAEHLSMPCRLVILEEAFLRASCAPESSICVAPGTVIAGVDQRYSQPSSLCITPFEPKKNVLMECDGEAPQWLAVLDVRQCHDGSDIEDGDPLGCIGRNGAATAPVCFGSTGEQFAFLYNLPALPRRTFAPVLKTVSSGMNFLASEEDADVRVGSPNGSIPPFCECLPDSGKRAAADTPGPLLSLTFYANDPTQPFDQAAWESRLTSHQSEVMRRRMRETTDGVPSTTVCHVTDVRPVPVEGSCWCRSHLPMPVPSKRQLRQVHMKRVAAAASGNVDQDNYSTASPPGSSTSSVSTISSPHSGCYHSHVESSRRSARDGETRPSAGFLAKGWCVRPLQTIKPVLPLTGLADSSGRAPLMAARTQHAWTCLLNLHELEEFAIEVTVKVPYVADGTVLSLQGNTVLFSGMLHSSTSGTVLLPVYCPAPAGAPEGVASLWMKLYVQYLLTFPLEGCGQRGPLEIVRSLESLAWLTVSTLIGHRGLGKTYTRSSSPRRGAPLVIKCSENTIPSFQAAHARKCNMIEFDVMLSEDRVPVVIHDPLIELMALKREGVRACPDKAEYTSVRAAVHRLNYTRLRGLHVQCCKPLDRVFATKDLLVQHWDTLIAWARNCQPKLLKGSSSSQNSVCNCSSVRTVESSVMRMEDFPNGVPSLREVLEQTPPSLSFNIEVKYPFQPLVDSNLFLQSDAFEVNGFVDEILRVVFEFSDDGRNIVFSSFDPNVCLALALKQSRYDVFFLSDTKEMRDLKDYRSFYVEGAIQFAAAQHLAGVSMNAGTLLSPEDEVVLPNIPEVPLHGSAERGPVIADLFHADDPQHAPPTVPPSFGAYGRAMIAEMHHRNLKVWTWGDMNSYLYFAYVQATKMRVDGVIGDRMPVLPSLKQCGQHSTLDMKPSDEERVEMEKLGSDH